Proteins encoded within one genomic window of Bacillus kexueae:
- a CDS encoding zinc ribbon domain-containing protein: MICSNCLYENEGGKFCSKCGTPLQIQQEAATIDSRFQQSTSIGSQDFTKAKQFSQRYFQYYLQVLIKPYTSCANSTHNYWINGLITIAFFALLIPLIIEVGLGDVRPYFESSFTESFLKPFIGYTALTTLISVYIFAVLKLRKVSVTLQSVIGRVGTLLVPFTALFLLAVVMAFLQMKLFILLLIIGFIAAITIVPTLVLVSYSKEATSGLDTVYGALIVFIFTLFSINIMSELLLSMFIHLFEGIFNYFLPF; the protein is encoded by the coding sequence ATGATTTGTTCAAACTGTCTATATGAGAATGAAGGGGGGAAATTTTGCTCAAAGTGCGGAACTCCATTACAAATACAACAAGAAGCTGCAACGATTGACTCGAGATTTCAACAATCTACAAGTATTGGAAGTCAAGATTTTACCAAAGCTAAGCAATTTTCGCAAAGATATTTTCAATACTATTTACAAGTATTAATAAAACCTTATACAAGCTGTGCAAATTCAACTCATAACTACTGGATTAATGGACTCATCACTATTGCATTTTTTGCATTATTAATCCCACTAATTATTGAAGTTGGTTTAGGAGATGTGAGACCTTATTTTGAAAGCTCGTTTACAGAATCATTCCTTAAGCCCTTTATTGGTTATACTGCCCTTACGACTCTCATTTCAGTATATATATTCGCCGTGCTAAAGCTTCGTAAAGTTTCAGTAACGCTACAAAGTGTCATCGGTAGAGTTGGAACGTTACTCGTCCCATTCACTGCTCTATTTTTATTAGCAGTTGTTATGGCCTTTCTTCAAATGAAATTATTCATATTACTATTAATCATTGGTTTTATTGCGGCAATTACAATTGTTCCTACGCTTGTACTTGTGTCGTACTCAAAAGAAGCAACTAGTGGCTTGGATACTGTTTATGGGGCCCTAATTGTATTTATTTTCACCCTTTTTAGCATTAACATCATGAGTGAACTGTTACTTTCAATGTTCATACATCTTTTTGAAGGGATATTCAATTATTTTCTACCATTTTAA
- a CDS encoding zinc ribbon domain-containing protein produces MEYCKNCGNKLKEDAQFCGECGTAIKISEDTSAQSGTQVLKKLTPKQKKKMAIIAISTLLLLFVGHQLFQFVFSKERLINSFEEALLENNSKKMAKLLTADDKKLEVDEKAVEGFMKYFEENPEQITATVSMLKQQSDSLDTNKEDKSELENFAENFFELNMVQLDHNGTFLFYDKYQLSIPTVYVEIETNYKDTKLYVDGEEIGEATEPDYKKTFGPFLPGIHKIEAVLNSDIVDLKYEEEIFISGAVSKDFVYARLEAEEVTFVLPNDGATNEIVKLYINGKDTEINLLETPTFGPVLLDGSMTWQVETELPWGTIKTEEQPITDDYIYVSYVTTDLRDSIINTVHEYLSQMPLAYTTLDTSNVTTATERVKEWIIEEANDEKEYEIASKIQYLSSSFDLGSISVSYKDGQWTADVSAMSYYNQDEFYVGNQPELTEDTITRSYDLIYDEKSKKWLVDYFSYIWFFSDDNLKELKVENPEVYTSTWAAESTDS; encoded by the coding sequence ATGGAATACTGTAAAAACTGTGGAAACAAACTTAAAGAAGATGCACAATTTTGTGGTGAATGCGGAACTGCAATTAAAATAAGTGAAGACACTTCTGCACAAAGTGGAACACAAGTATTAAAAAAATTAACTCCAAAACAAAAGAAAAAAATGGCGATAATCGCAATTTCAACATTGTTACTACTATTTGTTGGTCATCAACTTTTCCAGTTCGTGTTCTCCAAAGAACGACTCATTAATAGCTTTGAAGAAGCGTTACTTGAGAATAATAGCAAAAAAATGGCGAAACTTCTCACTGCAGATGACAAAAAATTAGAAGTGGATGAAAAAGCTGTTGAAGGTTTCATGAAATATTTTGAGGAGAATCCTGAACAAATCACTGCTACCGTATCCATGTTAAAACAACAATCCGATTCTCTTGATACGAACAAAGAAGACAAGTCAGAACTTGAGAATTTTGCAGAAAACTTTTTTGAATTGAACATGGTGCAACTGGATCATAATGGTACCTTCCTATTTTATGATAAATATCAACTCTCCATCCCTACTGTTTATGTGGAAATTGAAACAAACTACAAAGATACAAAATTATATGTTGATGGGGAAGAAATAGGAGAAGCCACAGAACCTGACTATAAAAAGACTTTTGGACCATTCCTACCAGGTATCCATAAGATTGAAGCAGTTTTAAACTCAGATATTGTAGACTTAAAATATGAAGAAGAAATTTTTATCAGTGGTGCTGTCAGCAAAGACTTTGTATATGCTCGGTTAGAAGCGGAAGAAGTTACATTTGTTCTTCCAAATGATGGAGCTACAAATGAGATAGTCAAACTTTATATAAACGGAAAAGATACTGAAATTAATTTGCTCGAAACACCAACTTTCGGTCCTGTATTATTAGATGGCTCGATGACATGGCAAGTAGAAACTGAACTACCTTGGGGAACAATTAAAACGGAAGAGCAACCAATTACTGATGACTACATTTATGTTTCATACGTGACCACTGATTTAAGGGATTCAATTATTAACACTGTTCATGAATACTTATCGCAAATGCCTCTTGCCTATACAACTTTAGACACAAGCAATGTTACGACGGCAACAGAAAGGGTAAAAGAATGGATTATAGAAGAAGCAAATGACGAGAAAGAATACGAGATTGCATCGAAAATTCAATATCTCTCCTCTTCATTTGACTTAGGTTCCATTTCCGTATCTTATAAAGATGGCCAATGGACTGCTGACGTATCAGCTATGAGCTATTATAACCAAGATGAGTTTTATGTTGGTAATCAACCCGAACTAACAGAAGATACAATTACAAGAAGTTACGACCTGATTTATGATGAGAAATCCAAAAAATGGCTTGTCGACTACTTTAGCTATATATGGTTTTTCTCAGATGACAACTTAAAAGAGTTAAAGGTAGAAAACCCTGAAGTTTACACTTCTACATGGGCTGCAGAATCAACAGACTCTTAA
- a CDS encoding competence protein ComK, with protein sequence MIQVNVGEMITEETLAVLPTYSETGHLHSNVLTLSGDKILEKPPLHFIKESCTFYGGDFKGKVNHARSVLKGKRMLPILISETFAYCMLPVGTIMDKASAWIAYNHVDSVISHGERSMVVFRNKREVVVNMRKAPLERQLYKGARLISTHLIREKLAMMQNQVNKAADGKGYYIYFVPPHEKIN encoded by the coding sequence ATGATTCAAGTAAACGTAGGAGAAATGATTACGGAAGAAACACTTGCCGTTTTACCGACGTACTCTGAAACCGGTCACTTACATAGCAACGTGCTAACGTTAAGTGGGGATAAAATCTTGGAAAAACCTCCATTGCACTTCATTAAAGAAAGCTGTACCTTTTATGGCGGAGATTTCAAGGGGAAAGTCAATCATGCTAGATCCGTCTTGAAAGGGAAGCGTATGCTCCCCATCTTAATTAGTGAGACGTTTGCCTACTGCATGCTTCCAGTCGGAACGATTATGGACAAAGCCTCAGCGTGGATCGCCTATAATCATGTCGATAGTGTCATTAGCCATGGCGAACGCTCAATGGTCGTCTTCCGGAACAAGCGTGAAGTCGTAGTGAATATGCGAAAAGCTCCGCTGGAAAGACAGCTTTATAAAGGAGCGCGTCTTATTAGCACCCACCTCATACGAGAAAAACTCGCCATGATGCAAAATCAAGTCAATAAAGCGGCAGACGGGAAAGGGTATTATATTTATTTCGTGCCTCCGCATGAAAAAATAAACTAA
- a CDS encoding DnaD domain-containing protein, giving the protein MKKLFMNDYPLLLMPKLATKVGLLESIFLVQLHYWLTKSKHRYEGKVWVYNTLEDWHEQFPFVSVMTIRRLVKKLEKDQLIFTAHFNRSKMDRTKWYTINYDAIEALMDDVNDSCEQMEQIDGDERTEEAFNLHTPIPETTTEKEEEECARKKNSQTSEENPYTFFEQNGFGTIGGYIAEKINYWCEDLSEELVVEAMKLAVEYGAKRWSYVESILRYWYDKGYETVSDIRAARKAYQERMADSDRKKKRTSPPVPHVTEYDMNAGEEDDD; this is encoded by the coding sequence ATGAAAAAATTGTTTATGAATGATTATCCGCTCTTGTTGATGCCGAAGTTGGCGACGAAGGTTGGATTGCTCGAGTCAATTTTCCTCGTCCAGCTGCATTATTGGCTAACGAAAAGTAAGCATCGCTATGAAGGGAAAGTGTGGGTGTATAACACGCTGGAAGACTGGCACGAACAGTTTCCGTTTGTCTCTGTTATGACGATTCGCCGCCTCGTGAAAAAGTTAGAAAAGGATCAGCTCATTTTCACTGCCCATTTCAATCGTTCAAAGATGGACCGGACGAAGTGGTACACGATTAATTATGATGCGATTGAAGCACTAATGGACGATGTGAACGACTCATGTGAGCAGATGGAACAAATAGATGGTGATGAGAGAACAGAAGAAGCGTTCAATTTGCACACACCAATACCAGAGACTACGACAGAAAAAGAAGAAGAAGAATGCGCGCGTAAAAAGAATTCCCAAACCTCGGAAGAAAATCCTTACACCTTCTTCGAACAAAACGGGTTCGGAACGATTGGTGGCTATATTGCTGAGAAAATCAATTATTGGTGTGAAGATCTATCGGAGGAGTTAGTCGTTGAGGCGATGAAGCTAGCGGTTGAATACGGTGCTAAAAGGTGGTCGTATGTGGAGTCCATTTTACGCTATTGGTATGACAAAGGCTATGAAACGGTCTCAGACATACGAGCAGCTCGGAAAGCTTATCAAGAACGTATGGCCGATTCTGACCGAAAGAAGAAACGGACAAGCCCTCCAGTCCCGCATGTTACTGAATATGACATGAACGCTGGAGAAGAAGACGATGATTGA
- a CDS encoding replicative DNA helicase — MIEKVFLGCLMKENGLISDTVIRPEHLKEVRHQSLFKKMIEFHQRRKAIDVITLTTLPNLDDYGGITYLNDLVAFANLEKFEQVEALILEDWKEREKKRILNTAIYQNADIDEVVKKLQDLHQFKTDDHTELKQALVDMYQMPWEDMVQETVAPTGISNLDSFIGGFRDGEVTILAARPSMGKTDCMLHFAKEAGWANYVPIIFSLEMPDSLIKKRLVASTGGYNRMKMNDPKNLLSAKQKQRWPEVIGRLSETNIHIFDGSAQSIPEIRSKIRKVIHEMKGKKPIVFIDYLTLIKPSETYGGNAHYQVTEISHNLKTMAKDFNCPIICLAQLNRGVESRAEKRPVMSDIRESGSVEQDADLILFLYREKYYQPELEDDTLEIIIAKNRNGPTGKAIVSYNVYTGKIEEKEKKNAR; from the coding sequence ATGATTGAGAAAGTGTTCCTCGGCTGTTTGATGAAGGAGAATGGCTTGATAAGCGATACGGTCATTCGTCCCGAGCATCTAAAAGAAGTACGCCATCAATCGCTTTTCAAAAAGATGATCGAGTTCCACCAAAGAAGGAAAGCAATTGACGTCATTACACTGACGACATTGCCAAACTTAGATGACTACGGTGGCATCACGTACTTAAACGACCTCGTTGCCTTTGCCAATCTTGAAAAGTTCGAGCAAGTGGAAGCATTAATTTTAGAAGATTGGAAGGAACGAGAAAAGAAGCGAATTTTAAATACGGCCATCTATCAAAATGCAGACATCGACGAAGTAGTGAAAAAGCTTCAAGATCTGCATCAGTTCAAAACAGACGATCATACCGAGCTTAAGCAGGCATTAGTGGACATGTATCAAATGCCGTGGGAAGACATGGTGCAAGAGACCGTTGCGCCAACAGGCATTTCCAATTTGGACTCGTTTATTGGTGGCTTTCGTGATGGAGAGGTGACCATTTTGGCCGCGAGACCGTCGATGGGAAAAACCGACTGCATGCTTCATTTTGCTAAGGAAGCGGGCTGGGCGAACTATGTGCCAATCATCTTTTCGCTTGAAATGCCAGATTCACTCATTAAGAAGCGACTCGTCGCCTCCACTGGCGGCTACAACCGGATGAAGATGAACGACCCGAAAAACCTTCTATCCGCCAAACAAAAACAGCGCTGGCCAGAGGTAATCGGACGCTTAAGTGAAACGAACATTCATATTTTTGATGGATCGGCACAAAGCATTCCAGAAATCCGATCAAAGATTCGAAAGGTCATTCATGAAATGAAAGGGAAAAAACCAATTGTCTTCATCGACTACTTAACCTTAATCAAACCGAGTGAAACATATGGAGGAAACGCCCATTACCAAGTTACCGAAATCTCCCACAACTTAAAAACTATGGCGAAAGATTTTAACTGCCCCATCATTTGCTTAGCCCAACTCAATCGTGGTGTCGAGTCACGAGCCGAAAAGCGACCGGTCATGTCTGATATCCGTGAATCAGGTAGTGTCGAACAAGACGCTGACCTCATCCTCTTTTTGTACCGGGAAAAATACTATCAGCCAGAACTAGAAGACGACACCCTCGAAATCATCATCGCCAAAAATCGAAACGGCCCTACCGGAAAAGCAATCGTTTCGTACAACGTATATACCGGAAAAATCGAAGAAAAGGAGAAGAAAAATGCGCGTTAA